The following coding sequences lie in one Eschrichtius robustus isolate mEscRob2 chromosome 17, mEscRob2.pri, whole genome shotgun sequence genomic window:
- the RPS20 gene encoding small ribosomal subunit protein uS10 has protein sequence MAFKDTGKTPVEPEVAIHRIRITLTSRNVKSLEKVCADLIRGAKEKNLKVKGPVRMPTKTLRITTRKTPCGEGSKTWDRFQMRIHKRLIDLHSPSEIVKQITSISIEPGVEVEVTIADA, from the exons ATG GCTTTTAAGGACACCGGAAAGACTCCCGTGGAGCCCGAGGTGGCGATCCACCGGATTAGGATCACTCTGACCAGCCGCAACGTGAAGTCGCTGGAGAAGG TGTGTGCCGACCTGATCAGAGGCGCGAAGGAGAAGAATCTCAAGGTGAAGGGGCCGGTGCGGATGCCCACCAAG ACCCTGAGAATAACGACGAGGAAAACGCCCTGCGGGGAAGGTTCTAAGACTTGGGACCGTTTCCAGATGAGGATCCACAAGCGCCTCATCGACCTGCACAGCCCTTCCGAGATCGTCAAGCAGATCACTTCCATCAGCATTGAGCCGGGAGTCGAGGTGGAAGTCACCATCGCAGATGCTTGA